A stretch of Aphanothece sacrum FPU1 DNA encodes these proteins:
- a CDS encoding aldo/keto reductase, whose protein sequence is MQYRRFGRTELQMPVFSCGGMRYQYKWQDIPAKEIPQENQDNLEATIRRSLEVGINHIETARGYGTSEMQLGKILPKLPREQLIVQTKVCPQKNVKQFRREFDKSLAFLQLDYVDLLGIHGINTYEIIDECIRPGGCLDEARKLQKQGKVRFIGFSTHGPTDVIIKTIETDCFDYVNLHWYYINQLNWPAIEAANKHDMGVFIISASDKGGKLYDPPQKLIELCQPLSPIMFNNLFCLSHSQVHTLSVGASRPTDFDEHLKTLSLLDKAEEILEPIINRLEAEAIKVLGENWVKTWNIGLPNHKQTPGNINIPVILWLRNLALAYDMIEYGRMRYNLLGNGGHWFPGKQAENLDKLDLKSCLVNSPHADKIPDLLADTHHLLGGQSVQRLSSS, encoded by the coding sequence ATGCAGTATAGAAGATTTGGCCGAACAGAATTACAAATGCCCGTTTTTTCCTGTGGAGGAATGCGCTATCAATATAAATGGCAAGATATCCCTGCTAAGGAAATTCCTCAAGAAAATCAGGATAATTTAGAAGCAACTATTCGTCGTTCCTTAGAGGTAGGAATTAATCATATTGAAACAGCGAGAGGATACGGCACATCTGAGATGCAATTAGGCAAGATTTTACCAAAGTTGCCCAGAGAACAATTAATCGTGCAAACCAAAGTATGCCCCCAAAAAAATGTTAAACAATTTCGCCGTGAATTTGATAAATCTTTAGCTTTTCTGCAATTAGATTATGTTGATTTATTGGGAATACATGGCATTAATACTTACGAAATTATTGATGAATGTATTCGTCCAGGAGGGTGTTTAGATGAAGCAAGAAAACTTCAAAAACAAGGAAAAGTTCGCTTTATTGGATTTTCCACTCATGGCCCAACTGATGTTATTATTAAAACTATAGAAACCGATTGTTTTGATTATGTTAACCTTCATTGGTACTATATAAATCAACTTAATTGGCCGGCTATAGAAGCAGCTAACAAACATGATATGGGGGTATTTATTATTAGTGCCTCAGACAAAGGAGGAAAGCTTTATGACCCCCCACAAAAATTAATTGAACTCTGTCAACCCCTGAGTCCAATAATGTTTAATAACTTATTTTGTTTATCTCATTCTCAGGTTCATACTCTCAGTGTCGGTGCATCTCGTCCCACAGATTTTGATGAACATTTAAAGACTTTATCTCTATTAGATAAAGCAGAAGAAATACTAGAACCTATTATCAATAGATTAGAAGCAGAAGCCATTAAAGTATTAGGAGAAAATTGGGTTAAAACTTGGAATATAGGCTTACCCAATCATAAGCAAACCCCAGGAAATATTAATATTCCGGTCATTTTATGGCTGAGAAATTTAGCCTTAGCTTATGATATGATTGAATATGGAAGAATGCGCTATAATTTATTAGGAAATGGCGGACATTGGTTTCCAGGAAAACAAGCAGAAAACTTAGACAAGTTAGATTTAAAATCTTGTTTAGTTAATAGTCCTCATGCTGATAAAATTCCTGATTTATTAGCTGATACTCATCATTTATTAGGGGGTCAATCTGTTCAACGATTATCTAGTAGTTAA
- a CDS encoding alpha-hydroxy acid oxidase, translated as MTKPINLFEYESLAKEQLSSMAWDYYRSGAMDEITLHKNRTTFEQYQLYPRMLVDVSHIDLNTSILGQNLSIPIGVAPMAFQCLAHPEGEIATAKVTSNLKTLLILSTLSTTSLEEVATCQSHNLRWFQLYIHRDKGLTKALVERAELAGYTALCVTVDAPVMGRREADIRNQFSLPSPLKLANLVTMTDLTIPQTIGESGLFAYFQQQIDPSITWKDIEWLQSITKLPIVLKGILRGDDAILALKHGVKAIIVSNHGGRQLDGAISSLDALPRIITAIDNKIDVIMDGGIRRGTDIFKALALGAKMVLVGRPILWGLAVDGETGVAHILQLLRDELALAMALSGCPSLAEINESFLISPKS; from the coding sequence ATGACTAAACCTATTAATCTTTTTGAATATGAATCTCTAGCTAAAGAACAACTTTCTTCAATGGCATGGGATTATTATAGAAGTGGGGCCATGGATGAGATTACCCTGCATAAAAATAGAACTACTTTTGAACAATATCAACTCTATCCGAGAATGTTAGTTGATGTTAGCCATATTGATTTAAACACATCAATATTGGGACAAAACTTATCAATTCCTATTGGTGTTGCACCGATGGCTTTTCAATGTTTAGCTCATCCAGAGGGAGAAATTGCCACTGCTAAAGTTACTTCTAATCTAAAAACTCTCTTAATATTAAGTACCTTATCTACCACAAGTTTAGAAGAAGTGGCCACCTGTCAATCTCATAATTTAAGATGGTTTCAATTGTATATTCATCGGGATAAAGGACTAACTAAAGCATTAGTAGAAAGAGCAGAATTAGCTGGATATACTGCCTTATGTGTCACCGTAGATGCACCCGTTATGGGTCGTAGAGAAGCCGATATTCGTAATCAATTTAGTTTACCTTCTCCCTTAAAATTAGCTAATTTAGTAACCATGACTGATTTAACTATTCCGCAAACCATTGGTGAATCAGGATTATTTGCTTATTTTCAACAGCAAATTGACCCTAGTATTACCTGGAAAGATATAGAATGGTTACAATCAATTACCAAACTTCCTATTGTTTTAAAAGGAATTTTAAGAGGAGATGATGCTATTTTAGCCCTCAAACATGGAGTCAAAGCAATTATTGTTTCTAATCATGGGGGAAGACAATTAGACGGCGCGATATCTTCTTTAGATGCTCTCCCTAGAATTATAACAGCGATCGACAACAAAATTGATGTTATAATGGACGGAGGAATTAGACGAGGAACTGATATTTTTAAAGCCTTAGCATTAGGGGCAAAAATGGTATTAGTTGGTCGTCCAATTTTATGGGGATTAGCAGTTGATGGAGAAACAGGAGTAGCTCATATTTTACAACTTTTGCGAGATGAATTAGCCTTAGCTATGGCCTTAAGTGGTTGTCCTAGCTTAGCAGAAATTAATGAGAGTTTTCTGATTTCTCCTAAATCTTAA
- the tyrS gene encoding tyrosine--tRNA ligase, which translates to MSSVICSESLNWLYRGTHEIFPNQLNSTHPEDNLAQLLNQCDRPLRVKLGIDPTGSDIHLGHSIPFRKLRAFQDGGHIAVLIIGDFTAQIGDPTGKSEVRKQLTPEQVQANAKDYLNQLRPILDFDTPGLLEIRYNSEWLSELNLGKIQELLATMTVGQMLAKEGFAERYKQENPIFLHEFLYPLMQGYDSVMIDADVELGGTDQKFNIAVGRDLQRHFGKRPQFGLLLPILMGTDGTQKMSKSLNNYVGLKEDALSMYSKLEKTPDVLLKDYFELLTNLPLEHILDNPRESQKQLALEVVSQYYSQEVALTAQKTAEELVKNRSTASAEAVLEYSLSDVEFPAKLFYILNASGLCDSSGEGRRQIQGGSVRLEGEKITDVNLSFDTPEELQGKVLQVGKKKFIKLV; encoded by the coding sequence ATGTCTTCTGTTATCTGTTCTGAATCCCTTAATTGGCTATATCGAGGAACTCATGAAATTTTCCCCAATCAGCTAAATTCAACTCACCCTGAAGACAATTTAGCACAATTATTAAATCAGTGCGATCGCCCCTTAAGAGTTAAATTAGGAATTGATCCTACGGGTTCAGATATTCATCTAGGCCATAGTATACCTTTTCGTAAATTAAGAGCGTTTCAGGATGGGGGACATATAGCGGTATTAATTATTGGTGATTTTACCGCACAAATTGGTGATCCGACCGGAAAATCTGAAGTACGTAAACAATTAACTCCTGAACAAGTTCAAGCTAATGCTAAAGATTATCTTAATCAATTACGTCCTATTTTAGATTTTGATACTCCAGGACTGTTAGAAATTCGTTACAATTCTGAGTGGTTAAGTGAGTTAAATTTAGGGAAAATTCAAGAATTATTAGCCACAATGACTGTGGGACAAATGTTAGCTAAAGAAGGATTTGCTGAACGCTATAAACAAGAAAATCCCATTTTTCTGCATGAATTTTTATACCCGTTAATGCAGGGATATGATTCAGTCATGATAGATGCTGATGTGGAGTTAGGAGGAACGGATCAAAAGTTTAATATTGCTGTAGGTAGAGATTTACAAAGACATTTTGGTAAAAGGCCTCAATTTGGTTTATTATTGCCCATTTTAATGGGAACTGATGGCACACAAAAAATGTCTAAATCTCTCAATAATTATGTAGGATTAAAAGAAGATGCTTTATCTATGTATTCTAAATTAGAAAAAACTCCTGATGTTTTACTCAAAGATTATTTTGAGTTATTAACTAATTTACCTCTTGAGCATATATTGGATAATCCCAGGGAATCTCAGAAACAATTAGCTTTAGAAGTTGTCTCTCAATATTATAGCCAAGAAGTAGCTTTAACCGCACAAAAAACGGCTGAAGAATTAGTTAAAAATAGAAGTACCGCTTCTGCTGAAGCAGTTCTTGAATATTCTTTATCAGATGTAGAATTTCCTGCCAAATTATTCTATATTTTAAATGCCAGTGGACTTTGTGATAGTAGTGGGGAGGGAAGACGACAAATACAAGGGGGTTCAGTGCGGTTAGAAGGGGAAAAAATTACGGATGTTAATCTTAGTTTTGATACCCCTGAAGAACTGCAAGGGAAAGTTTTACAAGTCGGTAAGAAAAAGTTTATTAAGTTAGTTTGA
- a CDS encoding ferric reductase-like transmembrane domain-containing protein: protein MTFNTGLLGNFLGFVAIFFYIVTLLPTNLRIVFPQTKKTGIPKFLLQQRRLIGILAFLVALGHGYLLVMKRDFDFFDFKTSWIYIQGVVTLTIFTLLAITSNDWSIKRLKKNWKRLHNLTYIAMFLLTWHIWGKMSGHWTYLTPISLVGMGLITILYLLRRYIEKRNELQKKKQKEVPALLPEKVEV, encoded by the coding sequence ATGACTTTTAATACTGGGCTATTAGGCAATTTTCTCGGCTTTGTTGCTATTTTTTTCTATATTGTGACTTTACTACCAACAAATTTACGGATTGTATTTCCTCAGACCAAAAAAACTGGAATTCCCAAGTTTTTACTACAACAAAGACGACTCATAGGAATACTAGCTTTTCTCGTGGCTTTAGGTCATGGTTATCTCTTAGTAATGAAGAGAGATTTTGACTTTTTTGATTTCAAAACTTCTTGGATTTATATTCAAGGGGTGGTCACACTTACGATCTTTACCTTATTAGCAATTACCTCTAATGATTGGAGTATAAAACGACTCAAGAAGAACTGGAAAAGGCTACATAACCTAACTTATATAGCCATGTTTCTGCTCACTTGGCACATTTGGGGTAAAATGTCTGGTCATTGGACTTATTTAACTCCCATTAGCTTAGTAGGGATGGGACTCATTACTATCCTTTATTTACTACGTCGCTATATTGAAAAACGTAATGAATTGCAAAAAAAGAAACAAAAAGAAGTTCCTGCACTATTGCCTGAAAAAGTAGAAGTTTAA
- a CDS encoding DUF29 domain-containing protein, protein MPLPDIYNTDFVLWIDETVKQLKNKDLVNLDWEHLIEEIEALGSEQRRKVRSYLKQLFIHLLLYRYWISEKERCERGWQDEIENFRDELEDLLESKTLYNYCLQEWDNMYVKARLRVIQKTGLEPSIFPIDCPFTLEQILDFDFLP, encoded by the coding sequence ATACCTCTACCAGATATTTATAATACAGATTTTGTTTTGTGGATTGATGAAACAGTTAAACAGCTTAAAAATAAAGATTTAGTTAATCTTGACTGGGAACATTTAATTGAGGAGATAGAAGCTTTGGGAAGTGAGCAAAGACGAAAAGTCAGAAGTTATCTCAAACAACTTTTCATCCATCTACTGCTCTATCGTTATTGGATTTCAGAAAAAGAAAGATGTGAAAGAGGATGGCAAGATGAAATAGAGAATTTTCGAGATGAATTAGAGGATTTATTAGAATCAAAAACTCTTTATAATTATTGTCTACAAGAATGGGATAATATGTATGTCAAAGCTCGTTTAAGGGTGATTCAAAAAACAGGGTTAGAACCTTCAATTTTTCCTATAGATTGTCCTTTTACTTTAGAACAAATTCTAGATTTTGATTTTTTACCTTAA
- a CDS encoding bifunctional folylpolyglutamate synthase/dihydrofolate synthase translates to MLIDSFLKSFQHLGVNLGLEPILNLLQNLGNPHHSIPIIHVGGTNGKGSVCAYLSSILTEAGYQVGRYTSPHLIDWTERICVNNQPISEIEFKAILTQIKRLINNFEESPTQFEVITAAAWVYFAQKKVDIAVIEVGLGGRLDSTNVCEHPLVSVITSISREHWQILGPTIGNIAQEKAGILKKNCPAVIGELPLEAEAVIKAKIEVLNCPVVWVKPALRITGLTHKTIVNSIDGVMGWEPILPLGFVSKSQINDHWAKYKEIEYPLSLLGDIQLSNSAIALETITILQQKGWNIPLIAIQKGMKKTQWLGRLQWRRWRNSHLLIDGAHNTASAEVLRQYVDSLDKEIIWVMGMLSTKEHDKIFQALLRSHDSLYLVPVPDYDSENTENLAKLAANICPKLDNIKTFTDVFSALEVAVNMPDKLIVLCGSLYLVGYFLKLTS, encoded by the coding sequence ATGTTAATTGATTCTTTTTTGAAATCCTTTCAACATTTAGGGGTTAATTTAGGGTTAGAACCTATTCTAAACCTATTACAAAATTTAGGCAACCCTCATCATTCTATCCCAATTATTCATGTTGGGGGAACTAATGGTAAGGGGTCAGTTTGCGCTTATCTTTCTTCTATATTAACAGAAGCAGGATATCAGGTAGGTCGTTATACGTCACCTCATTTGATAGATTGGACAGAGAGAATTTGTGTTAATAATCAACCTATATCTGAAATAGAATTTAAAGCTATCTTAACTCAAATTAAAAGACTAATCAATAACTTTGAAGAAAGTCCTACACAATTTGAAGTTATTACCGCAGCAGCTTGGGTTTATTTTGCTCAAAAAAAGGTAGATATTGCTGTAATTGAGGTGGGGTTGGGGGGACGGTTAGATTCAACTAATGTTTGTGAACATCCTTTAGTTAGTGTTATTACTTCTATTAGTCGAGAACATTGGCAAATTTTAGGACCAACAATAGGAAATATTGCCCAAGAAAAAGCGGGTATTCTTAAAAAAAATTGTCCTGCAGTTATCGGAGAACTTCCCCTAGAAGCAGAAGCAGTTATTAAGGCTAAAATTGAAGTTTTGAACTGTCCTGTAGTCTGGGTTAAACCTGCCCTAAGAATTACAGGACTTACGCATAAAACAATTGTAAACTCTATAGATGGTGTGATGGGTTGGGAGCCTATCCTACCTTTAGGGTTTGTGTCTAAGTCTCAAATTAATGATCATTGGGCTAAATATAAGGAGATTGAGTATCCTTTATCTTTGTTGGGAGATATTCAGTTAAGTAATTCTGCTATCGCCTTAGAAACCATAACTATTTTACAACAAAAAGGCTGGAATATTCCTTTAATAGCCATTCAAAAAGGCATGAAAAAGACTCAATGGTTGGGCAGGTTACAATGGAGACGATGGCGTAATTCTCATTTGTTAATTGATGGGGCCCATAATACTGCTTCGGCTGAAGTTTTGCGTCAATATGTAGATAGTTTAGATAAAGAGATTATTTGGGTTATGGGAATGTTATCAACGAAAGAACATGATAAAATTTTTCAAGCTTTATTAAGATCTCATGACTCTTTATACTTAGTTCCTGTTCCTGACTATGATAGTGAAAATACAGAAAATTTAGCTAAGTTAGCAGCTAATATTTGTCCTAAATTAGACAATATTAAGACTTTTACCGATGTATTTTCTGCTTTGGAAGTAGCAGTTAATATGCCTGATAAGTTAATTGTTTTATGCGGTTCTCTTTATTTAGTAGGTTATTTTTTAAAGCTTACTTCTTGA
- a CDS encoding all3515 family Zur-repressed PEP-CTERM protein, which translates to MNLLKTTTNILLGSPVVALSLLSSSQITLAQVHFGHHHMVVGRDSLEILMGDTNPYAGLPNPNYNRLSLLFPHPHEPPELSHFHGIGIYSYTGDVSSPTILNTNTNNQLPEIRFNLPPLPLVPGTGAFKGKMVSIKTEDNIFSDLTTKPVAHLASAADPLSPDYDPYIAGVYHTSNDRWNGLLGDDATIYWELVNITPGLKVADSNGQTLLSKVGDKTFIGKGDNFAFKPYFYAPKMSIDKNYSATLKFVDINEDNGRTPWLESGEFTINFQAESVPEPLTILGVGTALGFGSFFKRKLGQKKK; encoded by the coding sequence ATGAATCTGTTAAAAACAACAACTAACATTTTGTTAGGTTCTCCTGTAGTGGCTTTATCCTTATTATCTTCTTCTCAAATTACCTTAGCGCAAGTTCATTTTGGTCATCATCATATGGTGGTTGGACGAGATAGTTTAGAAATCTTAATGGGTGATACCAATCCATACGCAGGATTACCAAATCCCAACTATAATCGGCTTTCTTTACTATTTCCCCATCCTCATGAACCCCCAGAACTTAGTCATTTTCATGGAATTGGAATCTATAGTTATACAGGGGATGTCAGCAGTCCAACTATCCTAAATACTAACACCAATAATCAGCTTCCAGAAATACGTTTTAACCTACCTCCCTTACCTCTGGTTCCAGGGACAGGGGCTTTTAAAGGTAAAATGGTTAGTATCAAAACAGAGGACAATATTTTCTCTGATTTAACAACTAAACCAGTGGCTCATCTTGCCTCTGCGGCTGATCCTTTAAGTCCTGATTATGACCCCTATATTGCAGGAGTTTATCATACTAGTAATGATCGTTGGAATGGCTTACTTGGTGATGATGCGACGATTTATTGGGAATTAGTAAATATTACTCCTGGTTTAAAGGTTGCTGATAGTAATGGACAAACTTTATTGAGTAAAGTCGGTGATAAAACTTTTATTGGTAAAGGAGATAATTTTGCTTTTAAACCCTATTTTTATGCTCCTAAGATGAGCATAGATAAAAATTACTCAGCAACCTTGAAATTTGTGGACATTAATGAGGATAATGGTCGAACTCCTTGGCTTGAATCAGGAGAATTTACCATTAATTTTCAAGCTGAGAGTGTACCTGAACCGTTGACTATCTTGGGGGTAGGAACCGCGTTAGGGTTTGGTTCTTTCTTTAAACGTAAATTAGGACAGAAAAAGAAATAA
- a CDS encoding ABC transporter substrate-binding protein codes for MTLTNCITEPPLPLKIGFNLWPGYETLYLARDLGYYDKKPIKLIDYPSGTEVVRAYRNQEIEAAGLSMDQALVLAETKKNLKIIAIIDVSDGGDVILGRPEITNMKGLKGKRVGLEATSLGAFLIARALEKNGMSVKDIQIVSLELSEHERAYKQAEVDAVVTFGPAKIKVLEAGARLLFDSSQIPGEIVDVIVVSEDVINKNYDRIQSLVNGQFQALDYLEKNPQDAGIRMAKRTQVKPKQILNSFKGLRQPNLEENQRLFDQSDPSFVNGMRKLVKIMIANKLLSQDIDPANLIDDRFIKNAKFSTHKND; via the coding sequence ATGACCCTAACGAATTGTATCACTGAACCCCCCTTACCATTAAAAATTGGTTTTAATCTTTGGCCAGGATATGAAACCTTATATCTAGCTCGTGATCTAGGTTATTATGATAAAAAGCCGATCAAGTTGATAGATTATCCTTCAGGAACAGAAGTAGTAAGAGCCTATCGCAATCAGGAAATTGAAGCTGCGGGGTTGTCAATGGATCAAGCCTTAGTATTGGCAGAAACCAAGAAAAATCTGAAAATTATTGCTATTATCGATGTTTCTGATGGTGGGGATGTGATTTTAGGCCGACCAGAAATTACCAATATGAAAGGATTAAAAGGGAAGCGAGTTGGTTTGGAAGCCACTTCTTTAGGGGCTTTTTTGATTGCTCGTGCATTGGAAAAAAATGGGATGTCTGTTAAGGATATTCAGATAGTTTCTTTAGAACTTTCTGAACATGAACGAGCTTATAAACAAGCAGAAGTAGATGCGGTTGTCACCTTTGGCCCCGCGAAAATTAAAGTATTAGAAGCCGGGGCCAGATTACTATTTGATAGTAGCCAAATTCCCGGTGAGATTGTAGATGTTATAGTTGTTAGTGAGGACGTAATAAATAAGAATTATGATAGGATTCAATCATTAGTGAATGGCCAGTTTCAGGCTTTAGATTATTTAGAAAAAAATCCCCAAGATGCAGGAATTCGTATGGCGAAACGAACTCAAGTAAAGCCCAAACAAATACTTAATTCTTTTAAAGGTTTACGTCAACCTAACTTAGAAGAAAATCAAAGATTATTTGATCAAAGTGATCCTTCATTCGTCAATGGAATGAGAAAATTGGTAAAGATAATGATAGCCAATAAATTGTTATCACAAGATATTGATCCAGCTAATCTTATTGATGATCGTTTTATTAAAAATGCCAAATTCTCAACTCATAAAAATGATTAA
- a CDS encoding ATP-binding protein, translated as MPNSQLIKMIKFFPFPLRFSIPLILILCGSLFGITSFNQEITENYQRKEINAKNYVQIITGQTARILDYLYRRSDIEESELSIISQLGSHTNINLVMVMDDRNIVRISNLYELKDSLFSKTAAAAYTSQLTTVREKLAGEVFLSQDKNKLVAIYPVLLEVLPNEIRPSRVGILFVEYDLTSAKQQAYNDAFGRSVVFNVMLTLFCLGLWFFFELTLTRRVSRLVAASNSLAEGNLNIRSGLSGSDELVQISVAFDRMASKIQDHAKILQRQNAILKAQLEASIDGISIVDENRKIVSYNQRICELWHIPVEIVETRDDYQFMEWIMSNLVDSEAFCAKVESLYENPGTTSIDEVILKDGHIFDCYSASVRSPLGTHYGRIWYFRNITERKQSEKLIQQQAERELLLREITQRIRQSLDLETIFNIATEEIRKFLKVDRVGIFKFDPNSKHQHGEFVSESIGSGFNSIVATKVTEHCFAQKHAIHYYNGKIQILDDIYEVKMQECYLHLLEQFEIRANLVMPLLSGEDLWGLLCIHQCSNSRHWEQSEIDFVQHIANQLAIAIQQANLFKQIQKELAAKIEIEAKLTDSNQQLAISNEQLARATRLKDEFLANMSHELRTPLNAILGMSEALQEKVFGPINNKQERALETIASSGCHLLELINDILDVAKIESGKIEINRTPTLVSEVCQFSLLFIKQQASQKRIQIETQIPPNLPELMVDERRIRQVLINLLNNAVKFTPEGGKICLQVTLEKSQSLPSQSHYIQFAIIDNGIGITEENLSKLFKPFVQIDSALNRQYTGTGLGLALVKRIVELHDGKVKVSSEIGVGSCFSFTVPYKEQQIPKSSRQIPGGSEVNTPGQIVEGLPLILLAEDNEANMITISRYLKAKGYRILLAKNGQEAIDQARAAIPDLILMDIQMPGVDGLEATRQIRSETSPQIANLPIIALTALAMPGDEERCLEAGANGYLAKPVKLSQLTSMIQQFFDTPALF; from the coding sequence ATGCCAAATTCTCAACTCATAAAAATGATTAAATTTTTTCCTTTTCCTCTAAGATTTTCAATTCCATTAATTTTAATTTTATGCGGTAGTTTATTTGGCATAACTTCTTTTAATCAAGAAATCACTGAAAATTATCAAAGAAAAGAAATAAATGCTAAAAACTATGTGCAGATTATCACAGGGCAAACGGCAAGAATCTTAGATTATTTATATCGAAGATCGGATATTGAAGAGTCAGAACTTTCGATTATTAGTCAGCTTGGGAGCCATACTAACATAAATTTAGTAATGGTAATGGATGATCGAAATATAGTTCGTATTTCCAACCTTTATGAACTTAAAGATTCTCTCTTCAGTAAAACTGCTGCTGCTGCTTATACCTCTCAGTTAACTACTGTACGAGAAAAACTTGCCGGAGAAGTTTTTTTGTCTCAGGATAAGAATAAACTGGTTGCTATTTATCCGGTTCTTTTAGAGGTTTTGCCTAACGAAATACGCCCTTCAAGGGTGGGAATTTTGTTTGTTGAATATGATCTTACCAGTGCCAAACAACAGGCTTATAATGATGCTTTTGGGCGATCAGTAGTGTTTAATGTCATGTTAACCCTATTTTGTTTAGGCTTATGGTTTTTCTTTGAATTAACCTTAACTCGGCGAGTTTCTCGGTTAGTTGCTGCTAGTAATAGTTTAGCAGAAGGAAATCTCAATATCAGAAGTGGATTATCCGGTTCCGATGAACTTGTACAAATCTCTGTTGCTTTTGATCGCATGGCCAGTAAAATTCAAGATCATGCCAAGATTTTGCAACGTCAGAATGCTATCCTAAAAGCACAACTAGAGGCTTCTATTGATGGTATTTCCATTGTTGATGAAAACCGTAAAATTGTCTCTTATAATCAGCGCATTTGTGAATTATGGCATATTCCGGTGGAGATTGTAGAAACTAGAGACGATTATCAATTTATGGAATGGATTATGAGTAATTTAGTAGACTCGGAAGCATTCTGTGCCAAGGTAGAGTCTCTTTACGAAAATCCAGGAACCACAAGTATTGATGAAGTTATTTTAAAGGATGGACATATTTTTGATTGTTACTCCGCCAGTGTGCGATCGCCTCTAGGAACTCATTATGGCAGAATTTGGTATTTTCGGAATATTACTGAACGCAAACAATCAGAAAAATTAATTCAACAACAAGCAGAAAGAGAACTATTATTACGAGAGATAACTCAAAGAATTCGTCAATCTCTAGACTTGGAAACTATTTTTAATATCGCTACTGAGGAGATTCGTAAATTTCTTAAAGTTGATCGAGTTGGCATTTTCAAATTTGATCCCAACTCTAAGCATCAGCATGGGGAATTTGTTTCAGAATCTATTGGAAGTGGATTCAACTCCATTGTAGCCACTAAAGTTACAGAACATTGTTTTGCTCAAAAACACGCTATCCATTATTACAATGGCAAAATTCAAATCTTAGATGATATCTATGAAGTAAAAATGCAAGAATGTTATCTTCATCTTCTAGAACAATTTGAAATTAGAGCTAATTTAGTCATGCCCTTACTCAGTGGGGAAGATTTATGGGGTTTGTTATGTATTCATCAATGTTCCAATTCTCGACATTGGGAACAGTCAGAAATTGATTTTGTCCAACATATAGCCAATCAATTAGCCATCGCTATTCAACAAGCAAATTTATTTAAACAGATTCAAAAAGAACTAGCAGCAAAAATAGAAATAGAAGCAAAACTTACCGACAGTAACCAACAGCTTGCCATTTCCAACGAACAGCTTGCTCGTGCTACACGCCTTAAAGATGAATTTCTCGCCAATATGAGCCATGAGTTGCGCACTCCCCTCAATGCTATTTTAGGTATGTCAGAAGCTCTACAAGAAAAAGTATTTGGCCCAATCAACAACAAACAAGAACGAGCATTAGAAACCATTGCCAGCAGTGGTTGTCATTTACTCGAACTGATTAACGATATCCTTGATGTTGCTAAAATTGAATCGGGAAAAATAGAAATAAACCGCACCCCCACATTAGTTAGTGAAGTTTGTCAGTTTAGTCTGCTATTTATTAAACAACAAGCATCACAAAAACGGATTCAGATTGAAACTCAAATCCCCCCTAATCTACCAGAGTTAATGGTAGATGAACGACGTATCCGTCAAGTGTTAATTAACCTGCTCAATAATGCGGTTAAATTCACTCCAGAAGGTGGGAAGATATGCTTGCAAGTTACTCTAGAAAAATCTCAATCTTTGCCTAGTCAATCTCATTACATTCAATTTGCCATCATTGATAACGGAATTGGTATCACCGAGGAAAATCTCTCAAAATTATTTAAGCCTTTTGTGCAGATTGATAGTGCCTTAAACCGTCAATATACAGGTACAGGTTTAGGACTTGCTCTGGTGAAACGCATTGTGGAACTACACGATGGTAAAGTAAAGGTAAGTAGTGAAATCGGTGTAGGCAGTTGTTTTTCCTTCACTGTACCCTATAAAGAACAGCAAATCCCTAAGTCTTCTAGACAAATACCAGGAGGTTCAGAGGTAAACACACCAGGACAAATAGTAGAAGGATTGCCTTTGATTCTATTAGCAGAAGACAATGAAGCTAATATGATTACTATCTCTCGTTACCTGAAAGCAAAAGGATACCGGATACTTTTAGCAAAAAATGGTCAAGAAGCGATTGATCAGGCTAGAGCAGCGATTCCAGATTTGATTTTAATGGATATTCAAATGCCAGGGGTAGATGGTTTAGAAGCAACCAGACAAATTCGCTCTGAAACCTCTCCTCAAATAGCCAATCTTCCTATTATTGCACTGACTGCCTTAGCTATGCCAGGGGATGAGGAAAGATGTTTAGAAGCAGGGGCAAATGGCTATTTGGCTAAACCTGTCAAACTCAGTCAACTAACAAGCATGATTCAACAATTTTTTGACACTCCCGCGCTTTTTTAA